A stretch of DNA from Hydra vulgaris chromosome 03, alternate assembly HydraT2T_AEP:
tgatttataatttgattGTTGCATGAGTGATGCAGAGTGATTTAAGAATTGTGGCaattgtttttcaatattttgcagtGTTTTATTGATTGTTAGTGTTTCACGGTGCATTCTAAACGGtttgacaataattttattatccCAAACATCGGGTTTAAGTACCATTCCTTTTTCGCTACTTTTAATTTTCACTTTGAAGGATCGGTTGTACATGTTTTCTCTGTTAAGCTTGATGTCTAAAGGCGTAATACCAATTTCTTTATTCATGTAGTTCGAGAGATCTTCTTCAGATAAGGAATTACAAACGCCGCCTGCAAGTATATAAGACTCTCGAATAATACGTTGCCTGCAATCGAGCTTTTGTTGTTAACGACTTTATTTCCAAAGACGGGTTTTCTCCTCTGCTTATCTATTTGGCTATTTAAAACTCTATTATTTTTTCCGATCACTTTGAAATCTTGTTACTCTGCTATAAATTCGTTTTCTTTTTGCGGTTCAGGCTTAAGCAATTTAACCACGGTTGCGTAGGAATCTCTACTTTTATTTCTACAATCAACTTTCAAACTAGAATCCTCTGCAATGGAGCATACAGGAACATCTTGTAGTGTATATATTTGGTTTGCGTAATGataatttattgaatttgaaaCAATAGATTTCAAAACTTCTCGTGGTTTACAGTTGCGTTACAACTCGCGTTAATAGATTGTGGTTACAACTTGCGTTAATAGATTGTGACGCACATTGATTTTTCACAATTTCACTATTTGCTTTTTGTAACGCGTCGTATTTTTCCTGTAATAAATGCAATTCtgccattatttttttattttccgatTGTTATGCCTTTAAGCGATCGATAATTTCTTTTAAGATCGATGTCATATTTATATCTGATGATTGATAAATTTGTGGACTAACTTGTTTGGAGATAGAAAGCAATTTATTGAAGTCCTTAAGGAGTTGATTTTCCGCTATAGTAGTCAGATAAATATCAAGACACGTAATTATCTTATACCGctttctaagatttttttttcactggGTCTTCTGCATCTAGAATGTTTAGCAACGAGAACTGCTCCATGTCAAAACGCTCAAATACTTCTGTAAACAATTCGactcttaatttaaaaacttcagcCTCTTTAAACTGCGAAAGCCCATTGATAATGGCTTCCTTTGGATGGGAACAAATTTCCTctacatttattatatagttcTCTACAATATTGTTACTCGActgtattgttaaaaacaactcACCAATTTGTCTTGGTGCCATATATCATAAAGCTTaaatacatcaaaaataaaaacttgttttttgtatttttttctgaaataaatctCTTCTAAAAAAAACGTCTGTTCGCCGCAAGATCAAAATTTAACTtatgagaaaattttaaaagatgtctGAAGACAGTGTTTTGGCATTAAATTAAGCATTTTAACTCCGTGTTCAGAAGCTGTTTTAATAGCGATAATATTTAgatgctttttatttttgacgACGGTATATATAAGGGAAGAAGAAGGGGTAAGGAAGAAAGATGGGGAGGGAATAACAACACCAACAAGTTACGATAATACGGAATTCAAAAACAGCACCAATActattaaataagtatatttatatgtatttctatttttaataacttttaagtaCAAACTCAGTTTGAAAACAACgccattaaaataaaaagagacattgacattatttttaaggCGCGAAACTCAAATGCAGAGCTAAATTAAggatactttttaaatttaagttctCATAGCAATTcaattaaaagctttaaaagatataaactaTTACAAATAAGTTAAGACTTAAGTTTTAACCAAAATTTAATTGGAACATAAACAAGTTAAGaataacgatttaaaaaaaaaataagaacgaTGTACGGTCATCGATAAAGCGTCACTCATTTTTTCACTATAGCCATGATTAAGCTTCaccatacatataaaaaataaagcatctTAATTTCTGCAACGTATTACATCGTCTGCGGTATTAAATTAACCACGACATAACCTCGCATCAAAGCTTTTACATTACTTTGACATCATCATCTTAAcaaattctaaacaaaaaagaattatcGAAATAATACACTTTTAATTTTGCTGAGTCGTAATATATGCTAATAATAAATAGGTCtaacaatactaaaaataaaattttaattcttaaactTGATTTAACATTTAGGCAgacacttaaatatatatagccTTAATTATCCATATGTTCTATACATGGATGACGTTTTTATGCATATATAGAATGGACCttaatcacatttttttatcaagtttaacaAAGTAATAGCCAATTACTTCATGACAGACTTTTAATATGATTaagacaaaatatataaaaaaaaacttttatagcataaataaaatgttttaaacacaataaataataataataataaacgtTAAGTTTAATGGaaagaatataaaagatatttaatgcTTAATCTTAGGCTATTGGAGTTAGTTAATGTAACATTATTAGGCTGAAAAAGCATAAGTAAATAATTAaggaattttttattagttcaaaaacttttttacttacacataattttgtttttattcatgtaaaatACCAATTCTATTTACTGTATAAAATCAAGCTATTATTGGCTATatactgttttattaaaaaaattataaaaatctacaatatgataaaaatatactttaaaactcataattaaaattgtttaaattagtaatttaacaagaaaaaaatcttaccaTCATAATTTACTTGACCATCTCCATCAACATCAGCTTCTCTGATCATTTCATCAACTTCTTCATCTGTTAATTTTTCGCCAAGATTTGTCATAACATGTCTAAGTTCAGCAGCACTAATAAACCCATTACCATCTTTGTCAAAAACCCTAAAAGCTTCTTTAATTTCTTCTTCTGAGTCAGTGTCTTTCATCTTACGAGCCATCATAGTTAAAAACTCAGGAAAATCAATTGTGCCATTTCCATCTGCATCTACTTCATTGATCATATCTTGTAACTCAGCTTCAGTAGGGTTTTGTCCTAAACTCCTCATAACTGTTCCTAGCTCTTTAGTTGTGATTGTGCCATCACCGTCTTTATCAAAGAGAGAGAAAGCCTCCTTGAACTCAGCAATTTGTTCTTCAGTTAGAGTTTCAccctaataaatttaaactcaattttaaatcatttaaaacacaaatatatatatatatatatatatatatatatatatatatatatatatatatatatatatatatatatatacacacacacacacatttatatagACGAACACACACAAAACTATGGGTTTATGTTAGCATTGTACTAACATATTttgctttctttaatttttaaatttctgattgtgaacacacaaaaaaagatcttaagacaaagaagaaaaataattttaaattttttgtttttttcatattagatgtcttttatacttaaatgcccttgacaataaatataattaactcTCCACTATTTGATGgttcatttaatatataataattcgAAGGTTGATTTCAGCATAACATCATCTGTTTCATGAAAGACTGTTTGCAAATATATACGTGTGTGTGTTATAAGTAtctatacatatacacacacacatacatatgtatacacacacacacatacatataaacaCAAACACATCTTGGCATTAGTAGCCTGCCATGAAGCAGCATTGATGACATAATACTAAAATAGCCACCTtcaggggcttcagtacatcATCGAAAGTTTGGGATGCTATTATATGCTATTTTGTTGGCTAAAGactgtattttaaaacttaaagcatgtaaattttaataaaacaattacaacCTCACCCTGAAAAAAcgtgcttttattttttttatattattttattttataattttgaggtacatttttaaaatataaattatataaagaatgATATGTTAACAGATAACATTTaagctttaaagtttttaatagagGAAAAGGAAAAAgctaattaatataaaaatgttaaacaaaataagttaatgaaattagtttagaaaagaagtttttgtatttgtcaaaaataaaagcataaggTGAAAAAaggcataaaaaaatatatataaacttttaaatttttattttaatttattttgttatttaagtaTAACTACTAGAGTTTGTTGTCTTtgaaattattacttaaattaagACAATACAACTATATAATTACAACATAAAACAGCAATACAATGTTCTCAGGAAATGACACAATACGACAATAAGATTCT
This window harbors:
- the LOC100214022 gene encoding calmodulin-A, producing MGETLTEEQIAEFKEAFSLFDKDGDGTITTKELGTVMRSLGQNPTEAELQDMINEVDADGNGTIDFPEFLTMMARKMKDTDSEEEIKEAFRVFDKDGNGFISAAELRHVMTNLGEKLTDEEVDEMIREADVDGDGQVNYDEFVKMMMSK